In one Alnus glutinosa chromosome 12, dhAlnGlut1.1, whole genome shotgun sequence genomic region, the following are encoded:
- the LOC133851350 gene encoding cellulose synthase-like protein D5, which translates to MVKSASSPSSSPVTITVSSGGKVGGIRSMGLTSPVPRASVSNNPNSPLSSRANRRLSSGGMYSSMSKDETTTEEVNSEYVSYTVHMPPTPDHQPMSASQTSLTGDGKSAEKPERSFISGTIFTGGYNSVTRGHVIECSTDGAEPVVKPGLICGMKGCDEKAIQGKESKRGLCECGFKICRDCYLDCVGSGGGRCPGCKEPYKDASDDEEEEDEDDEPGSEAEDQALPLPSMAEFKLDKRLSLVKSFKAQQNHPPDFDHARWLFETKGTYGYGNAVWPKDEYGFGSGANGFEHPPDFGERSRRPLTRKVGISAAILSPYRLLILLRLVALGFFLTWRIRHPNHDAMWLWGMSTVCELWFAFSWLLDQLPKLCPVNRVTDLSVLKERFESPNLRNPKGRSDLPGIDIFVSTADPEKEPPLVTANTILSILAVDYPVEKLACYLSDDGGALLTFEALAETASFARIWVPFCRKHGIQPRNPEAYFGQKRDFLKNKVRLDFVRERRRVKREYDEFKVRINSLPESIRRRSDAYNAHEELRAKKKQMEMGGNLSEPVNVSKAIWMSDGSHWAGTWASAETEHSRGDHAGVIQAMLAPPSAEPVYGAEADGENLIDTTEVDIRLPMLVYVSREKRPGYDHNKKAGAMNALVRTSAIMSNGPFILNLDCDHYIYNSFALREGMCFMLDRGGDRICYVQFPQRFEGIDPNDRYANHNTVFFDVSMRALDGIQGPMYVGTGCIFRRTALYGFSPPRATEHHGWFGRRKIKLFLRKAKVAKKEEDEIALPINEDYNDGDEDADIESLLLPKRFGNSNSLAASIPVAEYQGRLLQDLQGKGKQGRPAGSLAVPREPLDAATVAEAISVISCFYEDKTEWGKRVGWIYGSVTEDVVTGYRMHNRGWRSVYCVTKRDAFRGTAPINLTDRLHQVLRWATGSVEIFFSRNNALFASPRMKFLQRVAYFNVGMYPFTSLFLIVYCFLPAVSLFSGQFIVQSLSVTFLVFLLAITLTLCMLAILEIKWSGITLHDWWRNEQFWLIGGTSAHPAAVLQGLLKVIAGVDISFTLTSKANTPEEGDDEFADLYEVKWSFLMIPPITIIMVNMIAIAVGAARTMYSPFPQWSKLLGGVFFSFWVLCHLYPFAKGLMGRRGRVPTIVFVWSGLLSIIISLLWVYISPPSATQDYMKFDFP; encoded by the exons ATGGTGAAATCGGCTTCGTCGCCGTCTTCCTCTCCGGTGACCATTACGGTGTCGTCCGGAGGAAAAGTGGGAGGGATCAGAAGCATGGGGTTAACCAGTCCGGTACCGCGTGCTTCGGTCTCGAACAACCCCAATTCGCCTCTCAGTAGCCGAGCAAACCGACGGCTTTCGAGCGGCGGAATGTACAGTTCGATGTCAAAGGACGAGACCACCACGGAGGAGGTGAACTCGGAGTATGTGAGTTACACAGTGCATATGCCTCCCACCCCTGATCACCAGCCCATGTCAGCCTCTCAGACGAGTCTCACCGGAGATGGAAAGAGTGCTGAAAAGCCCGAGAGGAGCTTCATTTCGGGTACTATTTTTACCGGCGGGTACAATTCGGTGACCCGTGGGCATGTGATTGAGTGCTCGACGGACGGGGCTGAGCCGGTGGTGAAACCAGGACTAATTTGTGGGATGAAGGGTTGTGACGAGAAGGCGATTCAAGGGAAGGAATCAAAGCGGGGTTTGTGTGAATGCGGGTTCAAGATTTGCCGGGATTGTTACTTGGATTGTGTGGGAAGTGGAGGAGGGAGGTGTCCTGGCTGCAAAGAGCCTTATAAGGATGCCAGCgatgacgaagaagaagaagatgaggacgATGAGCCCGGGTCTGAAGCAGAGGACCAGGCCTTGCCATTACCTTCTATGGCCGAGTTCAAGCTTGACAAGCGGCTTTCCCTTGTGAAATCGTTTAAGGCACAACAAAACCATCCGCCGGATTTCGATCATGCCCGGTGGCTGTTTGAGACAAAGGGGACGTACGGGTATGGGAACGCGGTGTGGCCTAAAGATGAGTACGGGTTCGGATCTGGGGCTAATGGGTTTGAACACCCTCCGGACTTTGGAGAGAGAAGCAGGAGGCCTTTGACAAGGAAAGTTGGGATTTCTGCTGCAATTCTCAGTCCATACAG ATTACTTATTCTCCTACGTCTTGTCGCCCTCGGATTCTTTCTTACATGGAGGATTCGACACCCTAACCACGATGCAATGTGGTTGTGGGGAATGTCCACTGTGTGTGAACTCTGGTTTGCTTTTTCATGGCTTCTGGATCAGCTCCCTAAGCTCTGCCCTGTAAACAGAGTCACTGACCTCTCTGTTCTTAAAGAACGATTCGAATCCCCGAACCTTCGCAACCCCAAAGGGCGGTCTGACCTTCCAGGAATTGATATATTTGTTTCTACAGCGGACCCTGAAAAAGAGCCCCCTCTTGTCACGGCAAACACCATTCTTTCCATACTTGCCGTTGATTATCCAGTGGAAAAGCTCGCGTGTTACTTGTCGGATGATGGTGGAGCTCTGCTGACATTTGAAGCACTTGCTGAGACTGCCAGCTTTGCAAGAATTTGGGTTCCTTTTTGTCGTAAACACGGGATACAACCGAGGAATCCTGAGGCGTATTTTGGGCAGAAGCGAGATTTTCTCAAGAACAAAGTACGACTTGATTTCGTAAGGGAGAGGAGGCGGGTGAAGAGAGAGTATGATGAATTCAAGGTGAGAATAAACTCCTTGCCGGAGTCTATAAGACGAAGATCTGATGCTTACAATGCTCACGAAGAGCTCCGAGCAAAGAAGAAACAGATGGAAATGGGGGGCAATCTTTCTGAACCCGTTAATGTTTCTAAGGCTATTTGGATGTCGGATGGTTCTCATTGGGCTGGAACATGGGCTTCAGCAGAGACAGAACACTCGAGAGGGGATCATGCTGGTGTTATTCAG GCAATGCTAGCTCCACCAAGTGCAGAACCGGTTTATGGTGCTGAAGCAGATGGGGAGAATTTGATTGACACAACTGAAGTTGATATTAGATTGCCGATGCTGGTTTATGTGTCCCGTGAGAAGAGGCCGGGTTATGATCACAACAAGAAAGCTGGAGCCATGAATGCACTTGTGCGAACCAGTGCAATCATGTCAAATGGCCCATTCATTCTTAATCTTGACTGTGATCACTACATTTACAACTCCTTCGCTCTCAGGGAAGGAATGTGCTTTATGCTTGATAGGGGAGGTGATAGGATCTGTTACGTTCAATTCCCACAAAGGTTTGAGGGCATTGATCCAAATGACCGGTATGCAAATCACAATACAGTGTTCTTTGATGTAAGCATGAGAGCTCTGGATGGTATACAGGGTCCAATGTATGTAGGGACAGGCTGCATTTTCAGAAGAACTGCACTTTATGGGTTTAGTCCTCCTAGAGCCACAGAGCACCACGGGTGGTTTGGTAGAAGGAAAATTAAGTTGTTTTTAAGGAAGGCCAAGGTGGCAAAGAAGGAAGAGGATGAGATAGCTTTGCCCATCAATGAGGATTACAATGATGGTGATGAAGATGCAGATATTGAGTCCTTGCTTCTTCCGAAAAGGTTTGGTAACTCTAATTCTCTGGCTGCATCTATCCCAGTAGCAGAATACCAGGGAAGGTTGCTTCAAGATTTACAAGGAAAAGGCAAGCAAGGCAGGCCAGCCGGTTCTCTTGCCGTGCCTCGTGAACCTTTAGATGCTGCAACTGTGGCAGAGGCGATAAGTGTAATTTCTTGCTTCTATGAGGACAAAACTGAGTGGGGAAAAAGGGTAGGATGGATATATGGTTCTGTAACAGAAGATGTGGTAACTGGTTATAGAATGCACAATAGAGGGTGGAGATCAGTGTACTGTGTCACCAAACGGGATGCATTTAGAGGGACAGCTCCTATTAATCTGACAGACAGGCTACACCAAGTGCTTCGATGGGCAACAGGGTCTGTTGAGATTTTCTTCTCAAGAAACAATGCATTATTCGCGAGTCCGCGAATGAAGTTCTTGCAGAGGGTTGCATATTTCAATGTGGGAATGTACCCTTTCACATCCTTGTTTCTCATAGTCTATTGCTTTTTGCCTGCAGTTTCTCTATTTTCTGGGCAGTTCATAGTCCAATCCCTCAGTGTGACCTTTCTAGTGTTCTTGTTGGCCATCACCCTCACTTTGTGCATGCTTGCAATTCTTGAAATCAAATGGTCAGGTATCACTCTCCATGATTGGTGGCGAAATGAACAGTTTTGGTTGATCGGCGGAACAAGTGCCCATCCTGCTGCCGTGCTACAAGGATTGTTGAAGGTTATAGCAGGAGTTGACATCTCATTCACATTGACCTCTAAGGCCAACACTCCTGAAGAGGGAGATGACGAATTTGCAGATCTATATGAGGTTAAGTGGAGCTTCTTAATGATCCCTCCAATCACAATCATAATGGTGAACATGATTGCAATTGCTGTTGGAGCAGCCAGGACAATGTACAGCCCGTTCCCTCAGTGGAGCAAGCTCCTTGGAGGGGTGTTCTTCAGCTTCTGGGTGTTGTGCCATCTCTATCCATTTGCAAAGGGGTTGATGGGAAGGAGGGGAAGGGTTCCGACCATTGTCTTTGTCTGGTCTGGATTGCTCTCCATCATTATTTCTTTGCTTTGGGTGTATATTAGCCCTCCCTCTGCCACACAGGATTACATGAAGTTCGATTTTCCTTGA
- the LOC133851352 gene encoding probable galacturonosyltransferase-like 7, whose amino-acid sequence MMLWIMRFSGFFSAAMVMIVLSPSLQSFPPAEAIRSSHLDSYLRLPVHESTSDSFGHFSFRKAPAFHNADECGSVGSGTEVCDPNLVHVAITLDVEYLRGSIAAVHSILQHSRCPESIFFHFLVSETNLETLVRSTFPQLKFKVYYFDPEIVRGLISTSVRQALEQPLNYARNYLADLLEPCVRRVIYLDSDLVVVDDISKLWTTRLGSRTIGAPEYCHANFTKYFTAGFWSNRRLSGAFKGRKPCYFNTGVMVIDLVRWRRVGYTSRIERWMEIQKSHRIYELGSLPPFLLVFAGHVAPIEHRWNQHGLGGDNVRGSCRDLHPGPVSLLHWSGSGKPWLRLDSKQPCPLDALWVPYDLYGHSQ is encoded by the coding sequence ATGATGCTCTGGATTATGAGGTTCTCCGGCTTCTTCTCAGCAGCAATGGTCATGATCGTCCTCTCGCCTTCTCTCCAGTCATTTCCTCCCGCCGAGGCCATCCGATCGTCTCATCTCGACAGCTACCTCCGGTTACCGGTTCATGAGTCCACCTCCGATTCCTTCGGCCACTTTTCTTTTCGAAAAGCCCCCGCATTTCACAATGCCGATGAATGCGGCTCCGTCGGCTCCGGAACTGAGGTCTGCGATCCGAATTTGGTGCACGTGGCGATCACGCTCGACGTGGAGTACCTCCGTGGCTCGATCGCCGCCGTCCATTCGATCCTTCAGCACTCGCGTTGCCCGGAGAGCATCTTCTTCCACTTTCTGGTCTCGGAGACGAATCTGGAAACCCTTGTGAGATCCACTTTCCCTCAGCTGAAGTTCAAGGTGTACTACTTCGACCCGGAGATCGTGCGGGGACTAATCTCGACGTCGGTGAGGCAAGCGCTCGAGCAGCCGTTGAACTACGCGAGGAATTACTTGGCGGATCTGCTCGAGCCCTGCGTGCGGAGAGTGATATACCTGGACTCTGATCTCGTCGTTGTCGATGATATCTCCAAGCTCTGGACCACGAGGCTCGGCTCCAGAACGATCGGAGCGCCGGAGTACTGCCACGCCAACTTCACAAAGTACTTCACGGCGGGGTTCTGGTCGAACCGGCGACTCTCCGGCGCGTTCAAGGGCCGGAAACCGTGCTACTTCAACACCGGCGTGATGGTGATAGATCTGGTGCGGTGGAGGCGGGTCGGGTACACGAGTCGGATCGAGCGGTGGATGGAGATCCAGAAGAGCCACCGGATCTACGAGCTCGGGTCTCTCCCGCCGTTTCTGCTGGTCTTCGCGGGACACGTGGCTCCCATCGAGCACCGGTGGAACCAGCACGGGTTAGGTGGCGATAACGTGAGGGGCAGCTGTCGTGACCTCCACCCCGGTCCGGTTAGCCTCCTGCATTGGTCCGGTAGCGGCAAGCCCTGGCTCAGGCTCGACTCCAAGCAGCCCTGCCCGCTGGACGCTCTATGGGTACCCTACGACTTGTACGGACACTCTCAGTGA
- the LOC133851492 gene encoding two-component response regulator ARR2-like, whose protein sequence is MDRNTNEGKAAMLTKNKFPVGLRVLLVDDDRTCLQVWGRMLQACGYEVTKCVRAEEALFMLRTYRSRFDILICDLHMPGMDGFKLLQIVGLEMADLPVIVISSDDDYNTIQKGIINGACDYLVKPIPMEALKMVWKYVFCKRRNKLDEVQQLWNVGQYGEVHFRPYIYRDQHNIFPINIEGIKRLKRETDGEDHECKASGDHDDHVVGAKKSRMIWTPDLHQKFVATVNELGLKRAVPKKILECMQAMGVPNLTREKVASHLQKYRLYLQKQKDDARQKTEHLAPLRPPQEVPPHPQVNLLNEFLKNTYPNQQDLLTQLQRARTVRSMIRSSQLSIVTRGFQNLPVPVEAYQNKSLTTQMADHDQTPTSEQIWNEIKGDQGRSTNLNANKIHGHDQVLDEKVVEIDGSTCNPKSEFSGSMLHDAPLRDTSGDFSLFFKNNPLRRSSGDCGLLLNEYTLFRDNSEDYSSLWNEICTPSQG, encoded by the exons ATGGATAGAAATACTAACGAAGGGAAGGCGGCCATGTTGACTAAGAATAAGTTCCCGGTCGGCCTTAGGGTTTTGCTGGTGGATGATGACCGGACATGTCTCCAAGTATGGGGAAGAATGCTTCAGGCTTGTGGTTATGAAG TTACCAAATGCGTGAGAGCGGAGGAAGCTTTGTTTATGCTTCGTACCTACAGGAGCAGATTTGATATTCTTATATGTGACCTACATATGCCTGGAATGGATGGATTTAAGCTTCTTCAAATCGTTGGATTAGAGATGGCAGATTTGCCTGTTATAg TGATATCATCGGATGATGATTATAACACAATTCAGAAGGGTATTATCAATGGCGCTTGCGATTATCTGGTGAAGCCTATCCCAATGGAAGCTCTAAAAATGGTGTGGAAATATGTGTTTTGCAAGAGAAGAAATAAGTTGGATGAAGTTCAGCAGCTATGGAATGTGGGACAGTACGGTGAAGTGCATTTcaggccatatatatatagagatcaACACAATATATTCCCCATAAATATTGAAGgtattaaaagattaaaaagggAAACAGATGGTGAAGATCATGAATGCAAGGCCTCTGGAGATCATGATGATCATGTGGTTGGAGCAAAAAAATCACGGATGATTTGGACACCGGATCTTCATCAAAAGTTTGTCGCAACTGTGAATGAACTTGGCCTCAAAA GGGCTGTTCCCAAGAAAATTTTGGAATGTATGCAAGCTATGGGCGTCCCAAACCTTACAAGAGAAAAGGTTGCCAGCCATCTTCAG AAATACCGTTTATatctccaaaaacaaaaagatgatGCACGGCAAAAAACTGAACATTTGGCACCACTTAGGCCTCCTCAAGAAGTTCCTCCACATCCACAGGTGAATTTACTCAATGAATTCCTGAAGAACACATATCCAAATCAGCAAGATTTGTTAACACAACTACAACGAGCTCGAACAGTAAGGAGCATGATCAGAAGCTCGCAACTTAGCATAGTAACTCGAGGCTTTCAGAATTTACCAGTGCCTGTTGAAGCCTACCAGAACAAGTCTTTGACAACCCAGATGGCTGATCATGATCAAACACCAACGTCCGAGCAGATATGGAATGAGATCAAGGGAGATCAAGGAAGGTCAACAAATTTAAATGCCAATAAAATTCATGGTCATGATCAGGTCTTGGATGAAAAAGTAGTGGAAATCGATGGCTCAACATGCAACCCAAAATCTGAATTCTCGGGGAGTATGCTTCATGATGCTCCTCTTCGCGATACTTCTGGAGATTTCAGTCTCTTCTTCAAAAATAATCCTCTTCGGAGATCTTCTGGAGATTGTGGATTACTCTTAAATGAATATACTCTTTTTCGGGATAATTCTGAAGATTATAGTTCCCTCTGGAATGAGATTTGCACTCCTTCCCAAGGATAA
- the LOC133851351 gene encoding pentatricopeptide repeat-containing protein At2g41080 has translation MGKCCLCHLGFSSLLRAMHNPTKLFFSTNSAKTPYKLSDSVSKYREEFTNLCSRGHVKEAFERFKSEIFSDPPLFSNLVQACIPQKAVSVGRQLHSIIITSGCSSDKFVSNHLLNMYSKIGELQTAVKLFDNMSKRNIMSCNILINGYVQSGDLESAQKVFDEMPDRNVATWNAMVTGLIQFEFNEQGLNLFSELHELGFLPDEFTLGSVLRGCAGLRACHAGRQIHAYMLKCGFEFNMVVGSSLAHMYMKSGSLEEGEKVIKLMPTRNVVAWNTLIAGKAQNGHSEEVLDQYNMMKMAGFRPDKITFASVISACSELATLGQGQQIHAEAIKAGACSVVAVISSLISMYSRCGSLEDSVKAFLECEQMDVVSWTAMIAAYGFHGQGEEAIRLFERMELEELEVNDVTFLNLLYACGHCGLKDKGIEFFDVMVKKYGLKPRLEHYTCVVDLLGRSGCLEEAEAMIRSMPIKPDAIIWKTLLSACKIHKNADMAKRISEEVMRLYPLESAPYVLLSNIHASAKRWQDVSEVRKAMRDMKVKKEPAISWLEVKNEVHQFYTGDKSNPQSVQIDLYLKELISEMKLRGYVPDTGAVLHDMDNEEKEYNLANHSEKLAIAFALLNTPAGVPIRVMKNLRVCIDCHVAIKYISEIKNRDIIVRDTSRFHHFKNGKCSCGDYW, from the coding sequence ATGGGTAAGTGTTGTCTCTGTCATCTCGGCTTCTCTTCCCTCCTCAGAGCCATGCACAACCCAACCAAACTCTTTTTCTCCACAAACAGCGCCAAAACTCCCTATAAACTTAGCGACTCTGTCTCTAAATATAGAGAAGAGTTCACCAACCTCTGCTCCCGAGGCCACGTAAAAGAAGCGTTTGAGAGGTTCAAATCTGAGATATTTTCAGACCCACCTCTCTTCTCTAATCTCGTCCAAGCATGCATACCCCAAAAGGCAGTATCAGTAGGAAGACAGCTCCATTCTATAATAATCACATCTGGGTGTTCCTCAGACAAGTTTGTTTCCAATCACCTCCTTAACATGTACTCCAAAATCGGAGAATTACAAACGGCTGTGAAACTGTTCGATAATATGTCTAAAAGAAATATAATGTCTTGTAACATTTTGATCAATGGGTATGTGCAAAGTGGTGATTTGGAGAGTGCCCAGaaggtgtttgatgaaatgcctgaCAGAAATGTCGCGACATGGAATGCGATGGTCACGGGGCTGATCCAATTTGAGTTTAATGAACAgggtttgaatttgttttcagAACTGCATGAGTTGGGTTTTTTGCCTGATGAGTTCACTCTTGGAAGTGTGCTCAGGGGGTGTGCAGGGTTGAGAGCTTGTCATGCAGGGCGGCAGATTCATGCTTATATGTTGAAATGTGGGTTTGAGTTCAATATGGTTGTGGGGAGTTCTTTGGCTCATATGTATATGAAGTCTGGAAGCTTGGAAGAAGGAGAGAAAGTGATTAAGTTGATGCCAACTCGCAATGTGGTTGCTTGGAATACGCTTATTGCAGGAAAAGCTCAGAATGGGCATTCTGAGGAAGTGCTAGATCAGTATAATATGATGAAAATGGCAGGTTTTAGACCCGATAAGATTACATTTGCAAGTGTTATTAGTGCGTGTTCGGAATTAGCAACACTTGGACAGGGTCAACAGATTCATGCTGAAGCAATCAAAGCCGGGGCTTGTTCGGTAGTTGCTGTGATTTCCTCATTAATTAGCATGTATTCAAGATGTGGGAGTTTGGAAGACTCTGTGAAAGCTTTCTTGGAATGCGAACAAATGGATGTTGTTTCGTGGACTGCTATGATTGCTGCTTATGGGTTTCATGGGCAAGGAGAGGAAGCCATCAGACTGTTTGAACGTATGGAGCTAGAAGAGTTGGAGGTGAATGATGTTACTTTCTTGAACTTGCTATATGCTTGTGGTCATTGTGGTCTGAAAGATAAAGGGATTGAATTCTTTGACGTGATGGTTAAAAAATATGGACTGAAACCTAGACTAGAACACTATACATGTGTGGTTGACCTGCTTGGTCGGTCTGGCTGTTTGGAGGAAGCAGAGGCTATGATAAGATCAATGCCCATAAAACCGGACGCTATCATATGGAAAACTTTGCTATCTGCCTGCAAAATCCACAAGAATGCAGACATGGCAAAAAGGATCTCAGAGGAAGTTATGAGGCTTTATCCTCTGGAGTCAGCTCCATACGTGCTACTTTCAAACATTCATGCTTCTGCTAAAAGGTGGCAGGATGTTTCTGAGGTGAGAAAAGCCATGAGAGATATGAAAGTGAAGAAGGAACCAGCTATAAGCTGGCTGGAAGTGAAGAATGAAGTTCACCAGTTCTACACGGGTGATAAATCCAATCCACAATCGGTGCAGATTGATTTGTATCTGAAAGAGCTAATATCCGAGATGAAGTTGCGTGGTTATGTGCCTGATACAGGAGCTGTTTTGCATGACATGGATAATGAGGAGAAAGAATACAACTTGGCAAACCATAGTGAAAAGTTGGCAATTGCTTTTGCTTTACTGAACACTCCTGCAGGTGTGCCAATAAGGGTGATGAAGAACTTGCGTGTATGCATTGATTGCCATGTTGCCATAAAGTACATATCGGAGATAAAAAACCGAGACATTATTGTACGTGATACAAGTAGATTTCACCATTTTAAAAATGGGAAATGTTCTTGTGGAGATTACTGGTAA